One region of Thermodesulfovibrionales bacterium genomic DNA includes:
- a CDS encoding RNA methyltransferase gives MNRWKDNVSFILIETIQSGNIGASARALKNLGFSRLELVRPAEFPSDKAGWFAHGAEDILSKSKVYAELEHAMKDKTVIIGTTRRVGKKRGIVYPVRDAADRIRHLSETNRIALLFGREDRGLTNEETAACSFMIRIPTAPENPSFNLAQAVLIVAYELFCSGYAHVSPPSIISNKELSNLFRRLRRVMTMIGYAPKGIRDDEEGIMTDLKRLIARIAITEREARMLHGIISQIEKSARKNIGS, from the coding sequence TCCTCATCGAAACGATCCAGTCCGGGAATATCGGTGCCTCAGCGCGGGCGCTGAAGAACCTCGGATTCTCAAGACTCGAACTTGTTCGCCCTGCGGAATTCCCCTCTGACAAAGCCGGGTGGTTCGCCCACGGTGCTGAAGATATTCTCTCTAAGTCCAAGGTTTATGCCGAACTGGAGCATGCAATGAAAGACAAGACCGTGATCATCGGCACGACAAGGAGGGTTGGCAAGAAGCGAGGCATCGTCTATCCTGTCAGGGATGCGGCTGACAGGATCAGGCACCTTTCGGAAACTAACCGCATCGCCCTGCTCTTCGGAAGAGAAGACAGAGGGCTGACGAACGAGGAAACCGCTGCCTGTTCGTTCATGATCAGAATCCCTACCGCACCTGAAAACCCATCATTCAATCTTGCGCAGGCTGTGCTCATCGTAGCCTACGAACTTTTTTGCTCAGGTTACGCCCACGTCTCGCCGCCCTCCATTATCAGTAATAAAGAACTCTCGAACCTCTTTCGGAGACTGCGGAGGGTCATGACAATGATCGGTTATGCGCCGAAAGGCATCAGAGATGATGAGGAAGGAATCATGACAGACCTGAAACGCCTCATCGCAAGGATTGCGATCACGGAACGGGAGGCGCGCATGCTCCACGGTATCATCTCGCAGATAGAAAAAAGTGCGAGAAAGAACATCGGGTCGTAG